TTCATACGAATCTATTAGCGAGCCGAACTGATCAGTCAACGTCTTTTCCAAAAAAGGAATCCACTGATCATATGCATCTTGTATCTCGGATTCTGAATAGTCTCGTGTCGCGGTTAACGCAAACACAGCTTTCGTGAGTATCTCTTCGAGAAATCCGAACGTAGCAACCACCCGCCCAAGGCTCTCCCAGAAGCGCGACGTATGAGTGTGAGTCGGAAACTTGATAGGAAGTTCGTCAATAGCTACAAAATATCTCTTCAATTCAGTCACTTAACCTCCGAAGCGAATCCTCTTATTTAGAGCGTTGCTTCTATGGTTTTCATCTAAAACTCTGATGGTAGGAAACGGCTTACAAGCGATTTTTTCTCTTTCCAGTTGTGGCTTTTATAGTTTCTAAGTAAAAATAGCGGAAAATATTCGATACCGCCAATTGTCCTCTTCTCTCAGAACAGTGTAGCCTGCGACTTGCCGGTCATTTCGGCGATATATCGGGGGACGTCGAATTTTCGTTTGCAGCCGTTTGAGTTCATGTAGCGGATGGTGCCATAGACCGGACGCTCGGTCCATGGGCGGTCGTGGAGGCCGCCGATTGACCAGGCGACGCCGACGTAGCCGTTGGGGTCGCGCCCGTCAAGGGCGTAGCGGTCGTTGAGCATGAGCGCGATATCGAAGGCTGCCGCCGGGGTTGCGCTCCATTCGAGAATCTTTTTTGCCCAGTACATGCGCATATATCCGTGGATGATGCCGGTTTCGAGCAACTGGGTCTGGGCGGCGTTCCAGAGCGGATCGTGCGTTTGCGCCCGCTCGAACTGCTCCGGCGTGTAGATGGCGTCGCGGTGGTCGCCAGCGTGCTCCATCAGCGTCTTTTTTGCCCACTCCGGAATGCCGTCGAACGAGTCGTAGCGCTCGTTGTAGTAGCAGTAGTTCTCCGACAGCTCCCGGCGGATGAACAGCTCTTCGACGAAGGCCTCGCGGTTGACCTCTGAAGCTTTGCTCCGGGCGGCCTCGAAGGTGGCGTGCTGGGCGCTGAGCTGGCCGAAGTGCAGGTAGGGCGAGAGGCCCGAGACTGCGCCGGAGTTGGGATCGTTGCGCTCGTCGGCGTAGCGGCTCAGGCGGCCAGTGACGAAGCTGCGCAGACGCGCTTCCGCTGCCGTTTCGCCCGGTTCCAGACCGGGTACTGCCTTGATTGAACGGTCAACCTTGAGTAGCGTTTCCATCGCATTCCACTGCACCGGGGGTGGCAATGTGTCGGGCTGATGCCGGAGTTCCGGTTCGGGGAAGCCGGTCAGGAACTCACCTTGCAGGGCATTGAGCTTCGGCCTGATCGTGCGCGCGGCGTACTCCTGCTTGGGCGAAGCCAGCCAGCATGGCACGATGTTGTGCGCATCGACTTCATAAAATGCGCACGAAAGCTGCTGTGCAACAGCCAGCTTCCAGCCGCGCACCAGCTTTAGCGGCGAGAAGTCCGCCACCACCACCCCGGCGTTTCGCTTTTCAGTATACTTCGGCAGTGTTTCGCCCGGTTCGCCGTAGAGTACAGTGAACGGTACGCCCAGCTCACGCAGTCTCGTTTCCACCTCGCGAAGTCCCCGGAACATGAAGTCGTAGTGGCGCATCGGCGCACCGAGAAAGCTGGGTGAAAGGGTGAATACCACTTCGAGCGGCTGGCCGAGCTGGTTCGCCTTCTGGCAGGCAAAAAGCAGCGCCCAGTTGTGGCGCACGCGCTGGTCGCGCGACATCCAATAGATTACCGGGCCTTGTCGATCCTCGCGCTGGTTCAGGCGGAGTATCCGGCGCTCGTCGATTGTTATTGCTTTGGCCATTAAAATGCTTAAACAATTGCCCCGGACTTTAGCCCGGGGTATACGGATAAAACAATATAAAATAAAGGTTTTAGCCCAATCTCTTTTTTTGACGTCGATTGGTGTTATGGCCGCATTAATACGTTCATCGCGTCAGCACGTTCACGGTTTGACAAGGCCGGTCACGGCGAGGAAGTTGAGCAAGATCGAGCGTCCGGTCTCGGTGTATTCCTCGCTGATGGCCTCGAACTCCGCGAGCAGCTCATCGCGGTTCATCGCCTTCAGGTCGGCGTCGATGCCGATCCAGCTTTCGAACATCGCGGGCGTCATCTCGAAGTGGCATTGCAGCCCCCAAGCGTTGCTGCCGACCCGCACTACCTGATGCTTGCAGCCGCGCCCCGTGGCGAGCAGCGTCATGCCCTTCGCCGGTTCCACCGTTTCGCCGTGAAGCTGGAACACGCGCAGCCGCTCCGGCATTCCGAGGAACAGTGCATCCTGCTTGCCGTCGCCGGTCAGTTCCACCATGAACGGTTCGCCGTCAGGTTCACGGAACCCGATTTCTTTCTGGTGGCACTTCACCACGCTGCCGCCGCGAGCTTTCACGAGAAGCTGCAAGCCGAGACAGATGCCGAGGTATGGCACGCCAGCGTCAAGTGCCTTGTCGATAGCCTTCAGCTCGCCGGTGATCTGCGGCGTCGCGTCGTTGGCGCTTTGCGGCCCACCCAGCACCACCATGGCGGCATAACCGGATGGATCGGGGATGGGTTCACTTTTTGAAAGATCACAGAGTTCAACATTGATGGCATGTTCTTCCAGCAGATTTGCAAGAAGTCCAGGGCCTTCGTGGCTGATGTTCTGAACGACAAGTATGGTACCAGACATGGATATTGGGGTTTATCTAAAACCAAAAAGGAACAGCATCCGTTCAGTCGTCGCCGGTATCTGAACTATTGTTTGCTTTTATAAAGTAAAGCTTTTTTGGAAGGAAAACGATTTTTCTTCGATAGTATTGTTGCTGAGGGTAAATCTTTTAATCGAAAGATTGTTCGTGGTCGGATCGTCTATAGTGCGGGAGATTGAGCATTCAGGCGGGAAGCGAGAGGTTTACAGCCTGATTGCCAAGGCGCGGTGTTCCAGCGTTTTGCGGAGTTTGGGCCTCAGTGATGCGTGCAAAGTTGCTGCTTGCGATGTTTGTTTTCGCCGTTGAGTGCAGGCCGAGAGCGTCACGAGAGAGTTCCTTTCCGGAAATATTCCGCTGGTCGATTTTTCTATGCTTCCGGCCTGCCTGTCAGTTCGGGAATGTTTCAGGCCTCTTTGCGGAACATTTGGAATAGCATGGTCAACGGGCTTGGTGACTCCTTTTTTCTGACCGGTAGCCCTTCTCGCTCCCAGCTGATGATGCCGTGTTGCAGGTTGTGCACCTTGCGGTGGCCGCTGTTGACCAGGATGCGCGAAGCTATGCTGCTGCGGTTGCCGCTGTGGCAGGCGAGGATCACCTTGCGCTCCGCCGGGATTTCGTGAAGGCTGCTCTGGAACCGGCTCATCGGAACCGACAGATAATCGGAGACGCCGAACGCTTTGCGGTTGATTTCCCGGGTTTCGCGGACATCGACCAGGAGCGCTCCTTTTTTTATCATCGAAAAGGCGGTAGAGGCATTGACCTCTTTCACATTGCTCATCTTGGACATAGTGCTTCGAGAGTTAGTTACTTGTAAAATGTACATCTGTTCAGTGCCTGTTTCTTTTCCGCCAGCTCTGGCCGTGGCGATAGCCATTGTGCAAACAGGCGGTTATCAGGCGCACCGGGCGGCGAGGGGCGGTTGCTTTTTCTGCCGATGCCCGTGCGGGTACGGATAATACAAAATATCGGAAAAAGAACCATGCGCCGATCCATCACGGTCATGACCGATGGCAAGGCGTCCCTCCGGAAGGATGAACTTGGCAAGCGGGACGACGGTTCCAGTGTGGCCTGAAAAGCAAAAAGCCCTGAACTTGCAGGGCTTTTCGGACTTTACTGTTCAGCGGAGAGGGTGGGATTCGAACCCACGGTACACTTGCGCGCACAACGGTTTTCGAGACCGCCCGATTCAACCACTCTCGCACCTCTCCGTGTTATAATGCAATCACTTAGTGATTTTTCTTCCCCATTTCCTGATCAATATGTTCAGTAAGCTGCATCTTTGATCATTCTCGCATTACTAAGGATTGTGATTATAAGCATTAGCGGGTATTTTACCAAGAAGTATCTGGTTCAAGGGCTTCGCCATCTTCAAGAAAATGCCGCATCTCCAACACGCTATCAGCTATGGAATACGCGAAATCAGTATCCGTATAGGTATCGTTGAACGGATTACCGGAGCGCATGTCGATTCTGGCATCGTTGGGGTTTATAGCAGTTAAAATGGGTTTCCGGAGATGCAGGTTGCTCCTGAAAAATAGCAGGAGTCGAAGGAGAATGAAGACGCTGTCTTTTTGTGGCTGATAAGGTGACGGTATAGGGGGAAAATAGGCTCACGAAAAGCCGTGCGTGATGGGGGAGAACTGATGGTAAGATGAAATAGGGCCAAAAAGAATTGACGGCATCAAAAGGTTTGATGCCGTCAATTCAATAGTCAAAGCAGGTTAGAGGTTGTAGCGCATTCCAAGGAGGATTTTGCTGCCTCCAAATGAGAGCTTTGTCTTATTTTCCAAATCAAGGTCTCCCGTTTTGAAATAACGGTAGCCCAAGTCAAGAGCTACATTATTCGTTATCTTGATACCTAAACCAGCTCCAAGTTGCCAGGCAAATACGGTCTTGTCGTATGAACTATCATACTCGACCCCATCGACTTTGAACGAAGTTCCCATATCCACAAACGCTGCTCCGAGACCTCCCATCAGATAGGGAGAGAGTATCCCTTTCATGTCATAATCAGCATAAACATTATACATGACCGTAAGTGCTGATGCCGTGACTGTGAGATCTTCGTAATTATCGATTTCACCCAATTGCTCAACGATGTCTGAACCTAATACCTTATCGACATCACTTGATTGGTAGCCAACGGCGATTTCTCCACGGAACACACCTGTTTTTTCGCCAAACGCGCCCTCCAGAGCATATCCTCGCTTGTACTCAACAGCATTTTTGATCGATGTCTCAGTGTCCGAAACCTTCGCGTCACTATTACTCATAAGGTTCAGTCCACCAGAAAGGCTGATATATAAAGGATCCGCTGTAGCTGTTATAGCTGGTGCCGATAGCATTGCTGCAGCTATAGAGGTAATTGCGTATTTCTTCATTTTACACTTGGTTGTGTTTGGTGGATTTCATCTGTAATGAGTGATATCCTGATTTTTTACGTTGTCAGCCGGTATAAATTCTTCTCTTCTGATTGAAATGTACATAATGGTGCACAAATAGCGAAATGGTGATGAATAACCCCCTCAAACCTGCCCTTGTCCCAGGTTTTTGTCATGTGATTCCGGTATGACAAAAGATTGGGTTCTTCGCAGAATATCGTGGGTAAAGGAGCGCTGGGTTACGTCATGATCCGATAGCCATGTTGAGTTTTCCGCAGTAAAACAAAATCCGGATTCGGTAACTCTCGAACCGGTGAAACCCTCTTGCAGAGGCCTTGACGATCTGAATCTTGCTGTTCAAGCCTTCGGAAACTGCGTTGGTGATCGGGTGTTTGAACCAGGTCAACAGGTTGCCGAAATGGCGCTGAAGCAGCTCTTTGACCTTCGTCAACGGAACCAGACCAACCTCATCGACCCGCTTCGACCAGTACTCGAAAAAGAACGTCCCGGCATCGGCGCAACCAAGCTGCCAGAAAAATCGAAACATATTTTTTAACGACCACGCCTGTCCGGTTTTGAACTCACCCTCCATCAATTCACTCAACTCGGCCTGTTGCGGTTCGCGCATGTTTTCCGGATTACGCAGCCAGACATATGTTGAGCCGATCAGGCGTTTGTCTCCGGCCTTGTCGAGTTGGCGACACTCCTTGCGACGCACCAGATCGACAGCCTCATTGAGATACTTGCTGATATGAAAGCGATCATGCACCAGATCGGCCTTCGGCAACAGCTCTTGAACGGCATGGATAAAGGGTTTCCACATATCGACCGAGACCGCCTTGACCCCTGCTTGCTGGCTGTCGTTCAGCGATGCAAGCAGCTCTTTGGTCGCCTCGGTCGTGCGATGCTCGACCACCTCAAGCACGCGCCTTTCGCCGAGATCAGTCAGCGTTGTGACGTAATGCTGGCCCGCCTTGAAGCTTTTTTCATCGATGCCCAGATACTCGACGGTTTCGGTTTTCCGGCGAACCAATCCTCGCTGAACGGCGCGTCGCATGATTTGATTGACGGTGTGCCAGTTCAAGCGCAACAGGCGCGACGCCGCCTTGATATTGGCACAGTGCAACAACAGCTCGACGGCGAAGCTCTCGAACAGCAACGTGAAACGAGAATGCCGTGCCGCCCATGGCGCCTGAACGGTTTTGACTCCATGCTCCTTGCATTGGCAACGAGGCAAACGGGCCACCAGGATCGTCTCGAACTGCATGGTATCAAGATGACGCCACCGCTGCTCAGCGGCATGGTCATAGATGAGGCATGATTGGCCGCAGATTGGACACTCGCCCTGCTTGCCGGTAAAGGCCAGTCTGATCTCCACTTGCCGGCTACTCATCGACAAGTTGACGTTCTCGACTTCCCAGTTTGAGGGAAGACCTAACAGTTGGTGGTAATGGCTTGACAGGCTCTGCATGGGCGGATCAATGTGGTTAGCTTGCTTGAATTGCACGACTACGCCAAGTTACCCATTACAGCCACAGCTTTCCACGATATTCTGCGAAGAGCCCAAAGATTGGATGTTGTAACGGCTTATTCTCCTTCTGGCGGTAATGTGATCGAGTAGTCTGATGCTGATGGTTTCGGGGCGCAGCATAAAACTTTGAACAATAGTTCAGGGGAAGACGCGTTATTGTTGGCTTGATGCGGAACGGGGAACAGGATGATAACGTACGTAAGCGTTAATGAGAATCACTTTCCTGAATAGATCTGCGAGAGTAAAAGGCGTTGATATAAATTCGTCCTGAATTTGAACAATCGAGCAAGCGTTGCAGCACAAATTCTACAACAGTGAAAGAGAGGGCATTGAAAGGGGTTTTAATAAAAAAAGCCTCCGAATTCGGAGGCTTTTTATCGTCGGAGCGGGAAACGAGACTCGAACTCGCGACCCCAACCTTGGCAAGGTTGTGCTCTACCAGCTGAGCTATTCCCGCTTGAGAGCCCTAATTATAGGGAAAATTCTTTTTGTGTGCAACAGGTAGGTGAATTTTTTGCCAGCGTCTATGGGGGTGTGGCAAGTGATTTGCGAATGGCTGTTTAGTCGTGTTCTGTGACGGTTGCCGGGCGTGGCTGAGTGTGGTATTGAAGTCGAGGGGGAGAGAAGTAAAAAAGCCTCCAGATTCGGAGGCTTTTTTATCATCGGAGCGGGAAACGAGACTCGAACTCGCGACCCCAACCTTGGCAAGGTTGTGCTCTACCAGCTGAGCTATTCCCGCATCTGGTTAAGTGGGCTTAATGTAGGGAAAAGTCGATTTCTACGCAACAGAAATGTGAAAATTTTTTTGACCGATAAGATTTCCTCCTGTGCCACCCGATGCCGGGCAGCCGCGAAGGCTGCCCCTGCTGTTCATCCTTACAGCTTCAGCTCCTGCATGATGGTACCCATGTCTTTGTCGCCGCGGCCAGAGAGGTTGACCACGATGATCGACTCTTTCGGCATTTCGGCGGCTCGTTTCATCGCATAATGCACGGCGTGAGCCGATTCGAGGGCGCAGATGATGCCTTCGGTTTTGGCCAGAGCGTCGAGCGCTGCGAGGGCTTCCTTGTCTGTCGTCGAGGTATAGCAGACCAGGCCGAGCTTCTGCAAATAGCAGTGCTCCGGACCGACGCCGGGGTAGTCGAGTCCCGCCGAAATCGAGTGCGCCTCCTGCACCTGACCGTACTCGTCCTGCAAGAGCTTCATCATCGAGCCGTGCAGCACGCCGATTTCACCCTTTGTCAGCGACGCGGCGTGCTTGCCTTCGAGTCCCTCTCCGGCGGCTTCGACGCCGATCAGTTCGACCTCTTTGGCATCCGGCAAAAACTCGTAGAACATGCCGATGGCGTTGCTGCCGCCGCCGACGCAGGCCACGATCACATCGGGCAAGCGCCCGGCCTGATCGAGCACCTGCTGGCGGGTTTCGCGTCCGATGACCGACTGGAAGTCGCGTACCATCATCGGGTACGGGTGCATTCCGATCACCGAGCCAACGATGTAGAAGGTCTCTTCGGGATTGTTCATCCAGTCGCGGATTGCCTCGCTGGTGGCGTCCTTCAGCGTTCTGCTGCCTGCCGTGACCGGGCGCACCTCTGTGCCGAGCAGCTTCATGCGCGCCACGTTGGGAGCCTGGCGGCGGATGTCCTCTTCGCCCATATAGACGATGCAGTCGAGACCGAAGAGCGCGCAGACGGTGGCCGTTGCCACGCCATGCTGGCCCGCGCCGGTTTCGGCGATGATGCGCTTTTTGCCCATCCGTTTGGCCAGCAGCACCTGGCCGAGGGCGTTGTTGATCTTGTGCGCGCCGGTGTGGCAGAGGTCTTCGCGCTTGAGCCAGATCTGGGCGCCGCCCTGCTTTTCGCTGAGCCGCGAGGCGTGATAGAGCGGCGTCGGGCGGCCAACGTAGTGGCGAAGCAGGTTGTCGAGCGTTTGGTGGAACTCCGGATCATTTTTCGCCTTGAGGTACTCCTCTTCGAGATCGGCGGCGTTTTTGACCAGGGTTTCGGGAATGAATTTGCCTCCGAAGGTGCCGAAGTGGCCGAATTCATCGGGTGCGGAGTAGATAACCTTCTGCTTCATAAAGCCTTACAAAGTGTTAAAGATGGCGTTGCCGTTCTGTTGCGAGCTAAAGTGCGGCGACTTCCTGTAGCTGTTGTGAATCTTTTTGCCCGTTGCCGGATGTCGGTGCAGGGTATTTGTTACAAAATATAGAAACCTTTCGATCAATTCTCCATCTGCCGGAGCCATTCTCTTTCCGTTTCCGCGGCATGAGTTGTTCCGGAGAGGTATCGATTAAGGAGAAAGGTTTTATATATTCATGTTCTGATTTGCATGACGAACATCATCAGCGCCCGCTAACCCAGCATGATCCGCCCGTGAAATTCACCAAGTCAATCAAACTTCTGACTCTGTTGCTCCTCGTCCAGTCTTTCGAGGGGATTTTGCCGCTGCGTGCGGGTGAAAGTGCATCGAAACCGCAAAAAGCAAAAGATGGCGCGTTGCCCGACAGCTTGTTGGAAAAGCGTGAGGATCTTGACTCGACTGTTGTGTACACGGCACGGGATTCGCTGATCTACAACGTCAGCAAGCGTACTGCCGACCTGTTCGGCAAGGCGAAAGTCAATTACAAGGACAGCCGCATCGAAGGCCCCAGAATCACCATTGAACAGGCGACCTCTACGGCGCGCGCCACGGCTTCACGCGACTCTCTTGGCCGTCCAGCCGAGCTTCCCGTCTATACCGGCAAGGACGGATCGTTCAGCGCCGAAACGATAGCCTACAACTACAAAACCAGAATCGGCACGGCGTCGGATATGTCGTCGAAGAGCGATCGGGATATCTATTCCGGAGGGAGCGATCAGGCTATCTATTCAGGCAAGGAGGTCAAGCGTATGCCCTCCGGAGAACTTTATATCGAGGATGGTGTCTATACGACCTGCGACCTCGAAGAGCCGCACTACTGGTTCGCGGGCAAGCACATGAAAATCATTCCGGGAGAACGCCTCATTTCCCGGCCGTTCGTGATGTACATTCATCCGGAAATCTTCCACATGCGCCTGCCGGTGTTGCCGGTCATGTATTTGCCCTACATGTCGGCCCCGATCTCCAACAAGCGCGCCTCTGGCTTTCTGTTTCCGAGGTTCGGCAACAGTGGCGACATGGGCAGTTACTTTTCGAATCTTGGCTACTTCTGGGCGATTAACGATTATGCAGACCTGCGGCTTGACGGCGATATTGCGTTCAAGGGAGGCTGGCGGCTTGGTGAGCGGTTCCGTTACAAAAACGGTGATCGCTACAGCGGTTCGATTTCAGGAGAGTATGCCAGGATTATTCTGAACAGCCCCGGCGATTCCAATTATGCCCGATACATCAACCGGGATTTACGGATCGAGCATCACCAGCAGTTCGACCCTACCGCCGTGCTCGATGTCAATCTTCAGTTTCTGGGCGGCGATCGCTACTATTACGGCTACACCTCGGTCGATCCTGAAAACCTCGTGACCGATCAGGCGACTTCGTATGCATCGTTCACAAAATCTTGGGACGAGAACAACCGGGTGCTGCTTGGCGGCTACCAGCGGGTGGACAATCTCTCCACCGACGAGCTGACCCAGAGGGTGACCCTGTCGCTCTACCAGAACCGCATCTACCCGTTCCGCCCGAGGCTCTCTTCATCGTCATCGGAATCACCTGGCTGGAGTTCGCGCCTATTTGTGCAGCCGACCCTGTCAGGCAGCGGTCAGTTCGATGCTGCTGGCGGAGTCAATACCGATTTTTACACGGGCAATGCCGGGCTGGAGCTGGGCTATCTGCAAGATTTTTCGCCAGGTAACCGGGCGCTGTTTACACAGGGGCTCAACATGCAGGCTCTTCGTAAAACAATAACCGGCGAGGATGACCTGAACGCCACCAGCGTGCAGCTTCCTTTCAAGATCCAGTCCACGCTGTTCAAGTACCTGCACCTGACTCCGGCACTGACCTTTACCCAGTACCGCGTCAACAGCACGGTCAACAAGTATTACGACCACATCGCTGGCAAAGTGGTGACGCAAACCATCAACGATTCCGACAGTTACGCCACGACGGTCTTTTCGCTCGACGCGCAGACGCGCCTTTACGGGGTGATGAACACCGGTTTTCTCGACAAGCTTGTCGGCCTTACCGCCATCCGTCACGTTTTCATTCCGACCGTTTCGTTCATTTACAATCCCGATTATACGGGGAGCGGTTACGGTATTTACGGCTCCTATTACGATCCGGTGCAGATGAAAAATGTGCAGTACAACCGGTTCGGGGAGTCGCTTTACGCTGATGTGCCTGAAAAGCGGACCTTTGTCGGCCTGAGTCTCCAGAACATTTTTCAGGGCAAGTTCCGGAGCAAAAAGGTGTCGAACGAAGATGGCAGTAACGCCGGAGCCGGATATAAAACGGTGCAACTGCTCTCCCTGACGGCCTCGTCCGGGTACAATTTTGCCGCCGACTCGTTTCCCATCGCGCCGCTGGTGCTGACGGCGTCGAGCAATGCCTTTGCCCCCGCGCTGATGTTCAGCGCCGGTGCGACCTACGACTTCTATACCTACGATCCAGCAACCGGCGATCGGGTGAATAAGCTCGCCATGGACGACGGCAAGGGCCTGCTCCGCTTTGTCAACGGGTTCCTCAACATGAGCGTGAGCGTGAGCGGCAGCCTGCACACCTCGTATGCCTCCCATGATGAAAGGGATGGCGAGATGTCACTTGTCCGGGAGAAGGCTTTGCCGGTCGAGCAGGCGATCTACAAGGAGCGGTTCAATAGCGATGAACGGACCAAATTCAGTGCATCGTTACCCTGGTCGCTACGCATGTCGCTTTATTTGATCAGCGACAAGAGTAATCCGCTTGATCCTTCCTCTGCTGCGCTGCTTAACACCGCGGCCCGGCTCTCTCTTTCGAGAAACTGGCAGGTTGGCCTTAATACCGGCTACGATCTCAGAAACAGCGAATTCGTCTATCCCGCGCTTATGCTCGACAGGGATTTGCACGATTTCTGGTTCAGCGCCCAGTGGGTACCATCGGGCGAGCACAAGGGCTATCTGTTCCAGATCGCCATGAAACCGGCCAACCTCAAGTACCTGAAGCTGAAGGCGGGAAGCGGCCATATTGTTCAGTCTCCGGAGTAGGCTGGGGCAGTATCAGCTACAGAACTCTGTTGTTACTCCAGCCGCTGGAGAAGCTGCGCGAGGCGGTTGTTGAAGGTCTCGTGCGCATCGTGATGGATGCAGTGGCCGGCTTTCGGGATGATGTATGCACCAGCCTGGGGGAGCAGCTCCTGAAACTCCGGAATGATCTTGTGCGGCGGCAGGGCGGTGTCCTCCGCGCCCCAGAGCAGCCACGCGTCGCCCTTGTAGTTGCAGGGCTTGAGGCCGTCGAGCATGAAGTCGTGCGGGCGTTTGGAGGGAGAGAGGTAGGAGAAGATCGCCCCGCGATCCTGCAACGGGCGTGAGAACTGGTTGATCAGGTTCAGATCAACCTTTTTCTGGTTGTAGTAGGTGGGGGTAAGGCTCTGGCTGACGCCGACGGGATTGGCGAAAGCTGCGAAGAGCATTTCGCCGATCAGGGGCGAACCGACCAGACCGAAAAAGATCTTGGCGACGCCGTCCATGCTGTCGCCGTACAGGCCGGAGGGATTGGCCAGCACGAGCGCCCGGACGCTGTCCGGATTGTGATGCGCGTAGATGATGCTGCTGGCCGCGCCCATCGAGTGACCTACCAGCGTGACCTTTTCAAGCTTTTTCAGATGCATGAACGCCTTGATTTGCGCCGCGAAGAGCGCCAGGCTGTAGCGCACGTTTGGCTTGCCGGACTGGCCGAAGCCGATCAGGTCCATGGCGTAGATTCTGTACCGGTCGTCGAAAGAGGGGATGTTGTCGTTCCAGTGCTCGATCATGCCGCCGTAGCCATGGATGAAAAGCAGTGGTGTAAAGGGGGAATCAGGCGGGCCGTACTCCCGATAGCGGATTTTCGCTTCAAGCTCTTCGGAGAGCTGCCAGATAAACCAGCGATCTTGCGATTGAGTTTTCATGCGTCGTATCAGGACATGGCCGGACAATGGCTGTTGGTGGATATTATTTCATAAAATATATCGGCAGCCCGAAAGAATAAAGGTAGATCGGGAATTTCCTGAAACAGGTGCGGGTTTATCCTGTTTTGCCATCACTCTTTTTTTTGTTTATGCTTCAGGTATCCAGAAAGTTTGAATACGGCCTGCACGCCGTCACCTATCTCGCCATGAAAGGCCCGGAGCAGGTTGTGACGGTCAAGGAGCTGGCCGCTGAAATCGGCTTT
The nucleotide sequence above comes from Chlorobaculum tepidum TLS. Encoded proteins:
- a CDS encoding ISL3 family transposase, with the protein product MQSLSSHYHQLLGLPSNWEVENVNLSMSSRQVEIRLAFTGKQGECPICGQSCLIYDHAAEQRWRHLDTMQFETILVARLPRCQCKEHGVKTVQAPWAARHSRFTLLFESFAVELLLHCANIKAASRLLRLNWHTVNQIMRRAVQRGLVRRKTETVEYLGIDEKSFKAGQHYVTTLTDLGERRVLEVVEHRTTEATKELLASLNDSQQAGVKAVSVDMWKPFIHAVQELLPKADLVHDRFHISKYLNEAVDLVRRKECRQLDKAGDKRLIGSTYVWLRNPENMREPQQAELSELMEGEFKTGQAWSLKNMFRFFWQLGCADAGTFFFEYWSKRVDEVGLVPLTKVKELLQRHFGNLLTWFKHPITNAVSEGLNSKIQIVKASARGFHRFESYRIRILFYCGKLNMAIGS
- a CDS encoding type 1 glutamine amidotransferase; this translates as MSGTILVVQNISHEGPGLLANLLEEHAINVELCDLSKSEPIPDPSGYAAMVVLGGPQSANDATPQITGELKAIDKALDAGVPYLGICLGLQLLVKARGGSVVKCHQKEIGFREPDGEPFMVELTGDGKQDALFLGMPERLRVFQLHGETVEPAKGMTLLATGRGCKHQVVRVGSNAWGLQCHFEMTPAMFESWIGIDADLKAMNRDELLAEFEAISEEYTETGRSILLNFLAVTGLVKP
- a CDS encoding rhodanese-like domain-containing protein, with the translated sequence MSNVKEVNASTAFSMIKKGALLVDVRETREINRKAFGVSDYLSVPMSRFQSSLHEIPAERKVILACHSGNRSSIASRILVNSGHRKVHNLQHGIISWEREGLPVRKKESPSPLTMLFQMFRKEA
- the trpB gene encoding tryptophan synthase subunit beta, translated to MKQKVIYSAPDEFGHFGTFGGKFIPETLVKNAADLEEEYLKAKNDPEFHQTLDNLLRHYVGRPTPLYHASRLSEKQGGAQIWLKREDLCHTGAHKINNALGQVLLAKRMGKKRIIAETGAGQHGVATATVCALFGLDCIVYMGEEDIRRQAPNVARMKLLGTEVRPVTAGSRTLKDATSEAIRDWMNNPEETFYIVGSVIGMHPYPMMVRDFQSVIGRETRQQVLDQAGRLPDVIVACVGGGSNAIGMFYEFLPDAKEVELIGVEAAGEGLEGKHAASLTKGEIGVLHGSMMKLLQDEYGQVQEAHSISAGLDYPGVGPEHCYLQKLGLVCYTSTTDKEALAALDALAKTEGIICALESAHAVHYAMKRAAEMPKESIIVVNLSGRGDKDMGTIMQELKL
- a CDS encoding deoxyribodipyrimidine photo-lyase — its product is MAKAITIDERRILRLNQREDRQGPVIYWMSRDQRVRHNWALLFACQKANQLGQPLEVVFTLSPSFLGAPMRHYDFMFRGLREVETRLRELGVPFTVLYGEPGETLPKYTEKRNAGVVVADFSPLKLVRGWKLAVAQQLSCAFYEVDAHNIVPCWLASPKQEYAARTIRPKLNALQGEFLTGFPEPELRHQPDTLPPPVQWNAMETLLKVDRSIKAVPGLEPGETAAEARLRSFVTGRLSRYADERNDPNSGAVSGLSPYLHFGQLSAQHATFEAARSKASEVNREAFVEELFIRRELSENYCYYNERYDSFDGIPEWAKKTLMEHAGDHRDAIYTPEQFERAQTHDPLWNAAQTQLLETGIIHGYMRMYWAKKILEWSATPAAAFDIALMLNDRYALDGRDPNGYVGVAWSIGGLHDRPWTERPVYGTIRYMNSNGCKRKFDVPRYIAEMTGKSQATLF
- a CDS encoding outer membrane protein, whose translation is MKKYAITSIAAAMLSAPAITATADPLYISLSGGLNLMSNSDAKVSDTETSIKNAVEYKRGYALEGAFGEKTGVFRGEIAVGYQSSDVDKVLGSDIVEQLGEIDNYEDLTVTASALTVMYNVYADYDMKGILSPYLMGGLGAAFVDMGTSFKVDGVEYDSSYDKTVFAWQLGAGLGIKITNNVALDLGYRYFKTGDLDLENKTKLSFGGSKILLGMRYNL